From Antechinus flavipes isolate AdamAnt ecotype Samford, QLD, Australia chromosome 1, AdamAnt_v2, whole genome shotgun sequence:
TGACTTGCCTATAGTCAAATAGGCAGCAGCTCACAGAGCTGAAATTCTGACTCTGGATCTCTGGCTACAAGTCCATCATCCATTCCAActatctttttcttattcctaaaATCCAGAACTGTCCCTCAGGGGTAAGGATTACTTCACAATCATTTCTGGGTTTCCCATTGGCCACCACTGAGAGGGGAGGCTGCATTGTTATTTAGATCCACAGGATCATTTGCCCATCTGTCCTAGAGGGCAGGACTGGAGGAAGGTCCTCTGGGAGGGGACCACTGACCACTGCCTTTATTCCACTCAGACAAGTGGGATGGGAATGGAAAGCTAGAGGAGTGTGGGTCATCGTTCCAGCCCATCATTCCATGGGGCAGATTTTATTGGCTGTTTGGAAGTCTTGCCAAATTTGCAGCAGCTCCTGCGGCTGGAATCCATGAACAAGGGCAAGTTGGTGGTAGACACAGTGTTCATATGCTAGTGGAAACATTAGGAAGGATCCGGGGGGAGGAGGAGTGGGCTCCAACCCCAATTGCTGTAAACATAAGCCCACAAACACATCTTCCAGGTAGATGACCTTGAGAGTCTTGGCCACAGCCAGAATCCTGAGGGCTAAGGATCCAGACAAAACATAGCCAGGACCCCCACAGTAAGGGGGATATATGTCCTGCAAGTACAATTCTGGAGGCATGTACCACTTGTAATCTGGACTCCGAATAGGGCCTGTATTTCTATAGATGTAACCTGTGATAAAGTCAGGCCGTGGAGGTCCATTGGGCTGAAGCACCTGCTGTACCAGAAAGCTGGGGTTTAGAAAGACATCACTGTCCACCTTGAGCACATAGCGGGCATCGGGACAGTACTGGGCCATCCACTCCAGACCCATGAGGACCTTGAGAGTCAAGTTGCGATAGGTATCCAGGAAGCCCACCTGGAGGAGATCCCTATGCTCCCTGT
This genomic window contains:
- the LOC127544743 gene encoding beta-1,3-galactosyltransferase 2-like, translated to MKLIRRHLIWRALLSTAFGGLLLLLVGQFVDFGTPSLDLMPLDSTELAEDTSNLPLRKFEWQVQTPHPLQLKYPYSYPFLLNHPDKCEGPQGAPFLLMLVMTQPQDVGRRQAIRETWGNETLELGVIIRRLFVLGLPPPLFTKEIHELLQEEDREHRDLLQVGFLDTYRNLTLKVLMGLEWMAQYCPDARYVLKVDSDVFLNPSFLVQQVLQPNGPPRPDFITGYIYRNTGPIRSPDYKWYMPPELYLQDIYPPYCGGPGYVLSGSLALRILAVAKTLKVIYLEDVFVGLCLQQLGLEPTPPPPGSFLMFPLAYEHCVYHQLALVHGFQPQELLQIWQDFQTANKICPME